A genomic segment from Bubalus bubalis isolate 160015118507 breed Murrah chromosome 5, NDDB_SH_1, whole genome shotgun sequence encodes:
- the LOC102389085 gene encoding LOW QUALITY PROTEIN: pregnancy-associated glycoprotein 1-like (The sequence of the model RefSeq protein was modified relative to this genomic sequence to represent the inferred CDS: substituted 1 base at 1 genomic stop codon) yields the protein MLRTQTSLSTWMQERSMKWLVLLGLLAFSECIVKIPLRRVKTMTKTLSGKNMLNNFLKEHAYRLSQISFCGSNLTSHQLRNIKDLVYLASITIGTPPQEFQVFLDTGSSDLXVPSDFCTSPACSTQVRFRHLQSSTFQLTNKTFSLNHGSGRVKGIVAHDTVQIGDLVSTDQPFGLSMAEYGSEHTPFDGILGLNYPSVSSSGAIPIFDKLKNQGAISEPVFAFYLSKDGQEGSVVMFGGVDHRYYKGELNWVPLIQAGNWIMHMDSISIERKVIACSGGCMAFADTGTAFIQCPKPLVDNMQKLIGSKPWRSKHYVSCSAVNTLPSITFTINGINYPVLGRAYILKDSRGRCYTTFKESPLSPSIEFWILGDVFMRLYFSVFDRGNDRIGLARAV from the exons ATGCTAAGAACCCAAACTTCCCTGAGTACTTGGATGCAGGAAAGAAGCATGAAGTGGCTGGTGCTCCTCGGGCTGCTGGCCTTCTCAGAGTGCATAGTCAA AATACCTCTAAGGAGAGTGAAGACCATGACAAAAACCCTTAGTGGAAAAAACATGCTGAACAATTTCCTGAAGGAGCATGCTTACAGATTGTCCCAGATTTCTTTTTGTGGCTCTAATCTAACTAGTCACCAGCTGAGAAACATCAAGGAT TTGGTCTACCTGGCTAGTATCACCATTGGAACACCCCCTCAGGAGTTCCAGGTTTTCCTTGACACAGGCTCATCTGACTTGTGAGTGCCCTCTGACTTTTGCACCAGCCCAGCCTGTT CTACACAGGTTAGATTCAGACATCTTCAGTCTTCCACCTTCCAGCTTACCAATAAGACCTTCAGCCTCAACCATGGATCTGGGAGAGTTAAAGGAATTGTTGCTCACGACACAGTTCAG ATTGGGGACCTTGTAAGCACTGACCAGCCGTTTGGTCTAAGCATGGCAGAATACGGGTCTGAGCATACACCTTTTGATGGCATCTTGGGCTTGAACTACCCCAGTGTATCTTCTTCTGGAGCAATCCCCATCTTTGACAAGCTGAAGAATCAAGGTgccatttctgagcctgtttttgccTTCTACTTGAGCAA AGATGGGCAGGAGGGCAGTGTGGTGATGTTTGGTGGGGTGGACCACCGCTACTACAAGGGAGAGCTCAACTGGGTACCATTGATCCAAGCGGGCAACTGGATTATGCACATGGACAG catctccatTGAAAGAAAGGTTATTGCTTGTTCTGGAGGCTGCATGGCCTTTGCTGACACCGGGACAGCATTCATCCAATGCCCAAAACCACTGGTCGATAACATGCAGAAGCTCATCGGGTCCAAGCCATGGCGTTCCAAG CACTATGTTTCATGTTCTGCGGTCAATACACTGCCCTCTATTACCTTCACCATCAACGGCATCAACTACCCAGTGCTAGGTCGAGCCTACATCCTCAAG GATTCTAGAGGCCGCTGCTATACCACCTTTAAAGAAAGCCCATTGAGTCCATCTATAGAGTTCTGGATCCTGGGTGATGTCTTCATGAGGCTGTATTTCTCAGTCTTTGATCGAGGAAATGACAGGATTGGCCTGGCACGGGCAGTATAA